In Arthrobacter sp. UKPF54-2, the following are encoded in one genomic region:
- the yvcK gene encoding uridine diphosphate-N-acetylglucosamine-binding protein YvcK, which translates to MALLTGPLPLVPAASAAFAGQQDKGPSVVALGGGHGLSASLSALRLLTSELTAIVTVADDGGSSGRLREEYGVLPPGDLRMALSALCDDTDWGRTWRDVMQHRFEAGKGRGGSLDEHAMGNLLIVTLWELLGDTVAGLQWAGALLGARGQVLPMSTTPLTIEGQARVSRPDGTSVLETVSGQARCAVAGRLESVRLLPESAPACVEALTAIELADWVVLGPGSWYTSVLPHLLLPEMRDALCSTEARRCLTMNLATDTRETLGMSAADHLRVLREYAPEFTIDVVLADPASVPDFPDFERAAAMLGAEVVLGKVGASSRRPIHDPLRLATAYHDIFGNR; encoded by the coding sequence ATGGCGCTCCTGACCGGGCCCCTGCCCCTGGTACCGGCCGCCAGCGCGGCCTTCGCCGGCCAGCAGGACAAAGGCCCCTCCGTTGTCGCCCTGGGCGGCGGCCACGGCCTCTCCGCCTCGCTCTCGGCCCTGCGCCTGCTCACCTCGGAGCTGACCGCCATCGTCACGGTCGCGGACGACGGCGGATCCTCCGGCCGGCTCCGCGAAGAATACGGCGTCCTGCCGCCGGGGGACCTGAGGATGGCGCTGTCCGCGCTGTGCGACGACACCGACTGGGGACGAACCTGGCGCGACGTGATGCAGCACCGCTTCGAAGCCGGCAAGGGCCGGGGCGGCTCCCTCGACGAGCACGCCATGGGGAACCTGCTGATCGTGACGCTGTGGGAACTGCTCGGGGACACGGTCGCCGGCCTGCAGTGGGCCGGCGCGCTCCTGGGCGCCCGCGGGCAGGTCCTGCCGATGTCCACCACCCCGCTCACCATCGAAGGCCAGGCCCGGGTCTCCCGGCCCGACGGCACATCGGTGCTGGAGACGGTGAGCGGGCAGGCCAGGTGCGCCGTCGCCGGCCGGCTCGAGTCCGTCCGCCTGCTGCCCGAGTCCGCCCCCGCCTGCGTCGAAGCGCTGACCGCGATCGAACTCGCGGACTGGGTGGTCCTCGGCCCCGGCTCCTGGTACACCTCCGTCCTGCCGCACCTGCTCCTGCCGGAGATGCGAGACGCGCTCTGCAGCACCGAGGCGCGGCGCTGCCTCACGATGAACCTCGCCACGGACACCCGGGAGACCCTCGGGATGTCCGCCGCCGACCACCTGCGGGTGCTGCGGGAATACGCCCCGGAGTTCACCATCGACGTCGTCCTGGCCGACCCCGCGTCGGTGCCGGACTTCCCCGACTTCGAACGGGCCGCCGCAATGCTCGGCGCCGAGGTGGTCTTGGGTAAAGTAGGGGCGTCGAGCCGCCGGCCGATCCACGACCCGCTGCGTCTGGCAACGGCGTACCACGACATTTTCGGGAACAGGTAG
- the rapZ gene encoding RNase adapter RapZ: MAESTAGSGVEADGLTPVKPADSELLVVTGMSGAGRSTASDALEDHGWYVVENLPPQMLGTLAELVSHAPRSISKLAVVVDVRSKDLFADIRAALRNLEASGVTFRVLFLDASDDVLVRRFEQGRRPHPLQGGGRILDGIAAERELLHELRESSDIVLDTSPLNVHGLATAITELFSETGPVALRLNVMSFGFKYGLPVDANFVADARFIPNPHWVPQLRPHTGLDKDVSDYVLDAEGVSNFVERYVLALEPVLDGYRRENKHYATIAVGCTGGKHRSVAVAVELSRRLAQYPRVTVTTTHRDLGRE, encoded by the coding sequence ATGGCAGAGTCAACGGCAGGATCCGGCGTGGAGGCGGACGGATTGACCCCCGTCAAGCCGGCAGACTCGGAACTGCTCGTGGTGACCGGGATGTCGGGGGCAGGCCGCAGCACCGCCTCGGACGCCCTCGAGGACCACGGCTGGTACGTCGTGGAAAACCTGCCGCCGCAGATGCTCGGAACCCTCGCGGAACTCGTCTCCCACGCCCCGCGGTCCATCTCCAAGCTGGCCGTCGTGGTGGATGTCCGCAGCAAGGACCTCTTCGCCGACATCCGCGCCGCACTGCGCAACCTCGAAGCCAGCGGCGTTACCTTCCGGGTGCTGTTCCTGGACGCCAGCGACGACGTCCTGGTGCGCCGCTTCGAACAGGGCCGGCGCCCGCACCCGCTGCAGGGCGGGGGGCGGATCCTGGACGGCATCGCCGCGGAACGCGAGCTCCTGCACGAACTGCGCGAATCCTCGGACATCGTCCTGGACACCTCCCCCCTCAACGTCCACGGCCTCGCGACCGCCATCACCGAACTGTTCAGCGAAACCGGCCCGGTGGCGCTGCGCCTGAACGTCATGAGCTTCGGCTTCAAGTACGGGCTGCCGGTGGACGCCAACTTCGTCGCCGACGCGCGCTTCATCCCGAACCCGCACTGGGTGCCGCAGCTGCGCCCGCACACCGGGCTGGACAAGGACGTCAGCGACTACGTGCTCGACGCCGAAGGCGTCAGTAACTTCGTGGAACGCTACGTGCTGGCGCTCGAACCGGTCCTGGACGGCTACCGGCGCGAAAACAAGCACTATGCGACCATTGCCGTCGGCTGCACCGGCGGGAAACACCGCTCCGTGGCCGTGGCCGTTGAACTCTCGCGCCGGCTGGCGCAGTACCCCCGGGTCACCGTCACCACCACCCACCGGGATCTGGGCCGCGAGTAA
- the uvrC gene encoding excinuclease ABC subunit UvrC, translated as MANPASYRPQTGEIPTNPGVYRFRDPHGRVIYVGKAKNLRSRLNSYFANPAGLLPKTHAMVHTASSVEWTVVGSELESLQLEYTWIKEFKPRFNVMFRDDKSYPYLAVTMGEKYPRVQVLRGERRKGTRYFGPYTAGAIRDTMDTLLRVFPVRSCSPGVLKRAEASGRPCLLGYIDKCAAPCVGRISAEDHRALAEDFCAFMGGEAKRFVSRLEKDMAAAVAELDYERAARVRDDIVALKKVFERNAVVLAEDTDADVFALHEDELEAAVQVFHVRGGRIRGQRGWVVDKVEDSTTPDLVEHLLQQVYGDEAASQGRLPREVLVPAEPSNAAELAQWLSGLRGARVDIRVPQRGDKAALLSTVRDNAEHALKLHKSRRAGDLTMRSQALQELQEALDLPVALLRIECFDISHVQGTNVVGSMVVVEDGLPKKSDYRKFSVTGEAANDDTAAMHDVLTRRFRNYLQEQADKTDPGAAPLAAAQAAAVAAAPVQDTTTPAPRAKFAYPPNLVVVDGGKPQVNAAARALAELGIEDVYVVGLAKRLEEVWLPDSDFPVILPRASAGLYLLQRIRDEAHRFAITFHRQKRGKAMTVSALDGVPGLGDSKRKALLNQFGSVKSIRAASVEELTAAKGIGPALAGAIVRHFSEDSGADGPAAPAINMTTGEILET; from the coding sequence GTGGCAAATCCAGCTAGTTACCGGCCCCAGACCGGGGAAATCCCGACCAACCCGGGTGTCTACCGCTTCCGCGACCCGCACGGCCGGGTCATATACGTGGGCAAGGCCAAAAACCTCCGCTCCCGGCTGAACTCTTACTTCGCCAACCCCGCCGGCCTGCTGCCCAAGACCCACGCGATGGTGCACACCGCCAGCAGCGTCGAATGGACGGTAGTGGGCAGCGAGCTGGAATCATTGCAGCTGGAATACACCTGGATCAAGGAATTCAAACCGCGGTTCAACGTGATGTTCCGCGACGACAAGTCCTACCCCTACCTGGCCGTCACGATGGGGGAGAAGTACCCCCGGGTGCAGGTGCTGCGCGGCGAACGGCGCAAGGGGACCCGGTATTTCGGCCCGTACACGGCCGGCGCCATCCGCGACACCATGGACACCCTGCTGCGCGTCTTCCCGGTCCGCAGCTGCAGCCCCGGGGTGCTCAAGCGCGCCGAAGCCAGCGGACGGCCCTGCCTGCTCGGCTACATCGACAAGTGCGCGGCCCCCTGCGTGGGCCGCATCTCCGCGGAGGACCACCGGGCCCTGGCCGAGGACTTCTGCGCCTTTATGGGCGGCGAAGCCAAACGGTTCGTGTCCCGGCTGGAGAAGGACATGGCCGCCGCCGTCGCCGAACTGGACTATGAACGCGCCGCCCGGGTCCGGGACGACATCGTCGCGCTGAAAAAGGTCTTCGAACGCAACGCCGTGGTCCTCGCCGAGGACACCGACGCGGACGTGTTCGCGCTGCACGAAGACGAACTCGAGGCCGCCGTCCAGGTCTTCCACGTCCGGGGCGGGCGGATCCGCGGCCAGCGCGGCTGGGTGGTGGACAAGGTCGAGGATTCCACCACCCCGGACCTCGTGGAACACCTGCTCCAGCAGGTCTACGGCGACGAGGCCGCCAGCCAGGGCCGGCTGCCCCGCGAGGTGCTGGTCCCGGCCGAGCCGAGCAACGCCGCCGAACTCGCCCAGTGGCTCAGCGGGCTGCGCGGCGCCCGGGTGGACATCCGCGTGCCGCAGCGCGGCGACAAGGCCGCCCTCCTCTCCACCGTGCGGGACAACGCCGAGCACGCGCTCAAACTGCACAAATCCCGGCGCGCCGGCGACCTGACCATGCGCTCCCAGGCGCTCCAGGAACTCCAGGAGGCGCTGGATCTGCCGGTGGCGCTGCTGCGGATCGAGTGCTTCGACATCTCGCACGTGCAGGGCACCAACGTCGTCGGTTCGATGGTGGTGGTCGAGGACGGCCTGCCCAAGAAGTCCGACTACCGGAAGTTCTCGGTCACCGGGGAAGCCGCCAACGACGACACCGCCGCGATGCACGACGTCCTGACCCGCCGGTTCCGGAACTACCTGCAGGAACAGGCCGACAAAACGGACCCCGGCGCCGCGCCCCTGGCTGCCGCCCAGGCCGCGGCCGTGGCCGCCGCGCCGGTCCAGGACACCACCACACCGGCGCCCAGGGCGAAGTTCGCCTACCCGCCCAACCTCGTCGTCGTCGACGGCGGCAAGCCCCAGGTGAACGCCGCGGCCCGCGCCCTGGCCGAACTCGGCATCGAGGACGTCTACGTCGTCGGACTCGCCAAACGGCTCGAGGAGGTCTGGCTGCCGGACAGCGACTTCCCGGTCATCCTGCCGCGCGCCTCGGCCGGCCTGTACCTGCTGCAGCGGATCCGCGACGAGGCGCACCGCTTCGCCATCACCTTCCACCGGCAAAAGCGCGGCAAGGCCATGACCGTCTCCGCACTCGACGGCGTCCCGGGCCTCGGCGACTCCAAGCGCAAGGCGCTGCTGAACCAGTTCGGCTCGGTCAAGAGCATCCGGGCGGCCAGCGTAGAGGAGCTGACTGCCGCCAAGGGGATCGGCCCGGCCCTTGCGGGCGCTATCGTGCGGCATTTTAGCGAGGATTCCGGCGCAGACGGGCCAGCGGCGCCGGCCATCAACATGACGACCGGGGAAATTCTCGAAACTTAG
- a CDS encoding 1-acyl-sn-glycerol-3-phosphate acyltransferase produces the protein MAMFDAIRWTTRGLISSTCRPTVIGLENVPKEGPFIVAPNHLSFLDSVIVQALMPRPVAFFAKAEYFTTGGAKGRMMKSFFEAVGSIPVERGEQAASVQALKTLLDILDAGKGVGIYPEGTRSRDGILYRGRTGVGWLALTTGAPVIPVGLIGTENLQPADSNKVKPQHFTMKVGEPLYFDKTGPDHSLPARRQVTDRIMDAIAELSGQQRATTYNQSKSVD, from the coding sequence TTGGCAATGTTTGACGCGATCCGCTGGACCACCCGCGGGCTCATTTCCTCGACCTGCCGTCCCACTGTGATCGGCCTCGAGAATGTGCCCAAGGAGGGCCCCTTCATCGTGGCGCCGAACCACCTCTCCTTCCTGGACAGCGTGATCGTGCAGGCTCTGATGCCGCGGCCGGTGGCGTTCTTCGCCAAGGCGGAATATTTCACCACCGGCGGAGCCAAGGGCCGGATGATGAAGTCCTTCTTCGAGGCCGTGGGCTCCATCCCGGTCGAACGCGGCGAACAGGCAGCCAGCGTCCAGGCGCTGAAGACCCTCCTGGACATCCTCGACGCCGGCAAGGGCGTCGGCATCTACCCGGAGGGCACCCGCTCCCGCGACGGCATCCTCTACCGCGGCCGCACCGGCGTCGGCTGGCTCGCCCTCACCACCGGCGCGCCGGTGATCCCGGTCGGGCTCATCGGCACCGAGAACCTGCAGCCGGCGGACAGCAACAAGGTCAAGCCGCAGCACTTCACCATGAAGGTGGGCGAGCCGCTCTACTTCGACAAGACCGGGCCGGACCACTCCCTCCCGGCGCGGCGCCAGGTCACGGACCGCATCATGGACGCGATCGCGGAACTGAGCGGCCAGCAGCGGGCCACCACGTACAACCAGAGCAAGAGCGTCGACTGA
- a CDS encoding HAD hydrolase-like protein, translating to MTPTPVPVILDLDGGVDTERAAMVGDRNQDVAGAAANGPACIGVGWGFAPDGELHAAGAVEVVHTTLALHATITRLSECPGTEALNEVHTIGNV from the coding sequence GTGACGCCTACACCCGTGCCCGTGATCTTGGACCTTGACGGCGGTGTCGACACTGAACGGGCAGCAATGGTGGGCGACCGGAACCAGGACGTCGCCGGGGCGGCTGCCAACGGACCCGCCTGCATCGGCGTAGGCTGGGGTTTTGCGCCCGACGGCGAACTGCACGCGGCCGGCGCCGTCGAGGTCGTCCACACCACGCTGGCGCTGCACGCCACGATCACTAGACTCTCCGAATGCCCGGGGACCGAAGCCCTGAATGAGGTGCACACCATTGGCAATGTTTGA
- the uvrA gene encoding excinuclease ABC subunit UvrA, producing the protein MSSRSASSGAEILRPDLSRLVVKGAREHNLRNVDLDLPRDAMIVFTGLSGSGKSSLAFDTIFAEGQRRYVESLSAYARQFLGQVDKPDVDFIEGLSPAVSIDQKSTSKNPRSTVGTITEIYDYMRLLWARVGRPHCPVCGEPVTKQTPQQIVDQLLELPEGTRFQILAPVVRGRKGEFVELFKELTAKGYSRARVDDKLIQLSEPPKLGKQFKHTIEVVVDRLVVKEGISQRLTDSVETALGLAEGRVLAEFVDLEADDPERIRAFSEHLACPNEHPLAIDEIEPRSFSFNNPFGACSACSGIGTKLEVDEELLIPNPELSLAEGAIAPWSLGTATTEYWNRLLGGLAKELGFKMTTPWEKLSAEARQTVLHGKDHKVVVQYRNRFGRERKYSTGFEGVVQYVHRKHTETDSDSARDRYEEYMRQVPCPACNGARLNPASLSVLINGKSIAEVAALPMRECAHFLDSLVLTGREAQIAHQVLKEIQARLTFLLDVGLEYLNLERPSGTLSGGEAQRIRLATQIGSGLVGVLYVLDEPSIGLHQRDNRRLIETLTRLRDLGNTLIVVEHDEDTIHEADWVVDIGPGAGEHGGMVVHSGSYQDLLKNTESLTGDYLSGRKSIEVPKKRRKYDKKRELKVVGAKENNLLNVDAAFPLGLFTAVTGVSGSGKSTLVNEILYKVLATKLNGAKQVAGRHKAVQGLEHLDKVVHVDQSPIGRTPRSNPATYTGVFDHIRKLFAETTEAKVRGYQPGRFSFNVKGGRCEACSGDGTLKIEMNFLPDVYVPCEVCHGARYNRETLEVHYKGKTIADVLNMPIEEGAEFFAAFSPIARHLKTLVDVGLGYVRLGQPATTLSGGEAQRVKLAAELQKRSNGRSVYVLDEPTTGLHFEDIRKLLMVLQGLVEKGNTVITIEHNLDVIKSADWIVDLGPDGGSGGGRIVASGTPEQVAKSKESHTAAFLADILG; encoded by the coding sequence CTGTCCTCCCGTTCGGCGTCGTCGGGCGCCGAGATTCTCCGCCCCGACCTGTCCCGGCTCGTGGTGAAGGGCGCGCGCGAACACAACCTGCGCAACGTCGATCTCGACCTGCCGCGCGACGCGATGATCGTCTTCACGGGCCTTTCCGGCTCCGGCAAGTCCTCGCTGGCCTTCGACACCATCTTCGCCGAGGGGCAGCGGCGCTACGTGGAATCACTCTCCGCCTACGCCCGCCAGTTCCTCGGCCAGGTGGACAAGCCCGACGTCGACTTCATCGAGGGCCTCTCGCCGGCCGTGTCGATCGACCAGAAGTCCACCAGCAAGAACCCGCGCTCCACGGTCGGCACCATCACCGAGATCTACGACTACATGCGCCTGCTCTGGGCCCGCGTCGGCCGCCCGCACTGCCCGGTCTGCGGCGAGCCCGTCACGAAACAGACCCCGCAGCAGATCGTCGACCAGCTGCTGGAACTGCCCGAGGGCACCCGGTTCCAGATCCTGGCCCCGGTGGTCCGCGGCCGCAAGGGCGAGTTCGTCGAACTGTTCAAGGAGCTCACCGCCAAGGGCTACTCCCGTGCCCGGGTGGACGACAAACTGATCCAGCTGAGTGAGCCGCCCAAGCTGGGCAAGCAGTTCAAGCACACCATCGAGGTGGTGGTGGACCGCCTGGTCGTGAAGGAGGGCATCAGCCAGCGCCTCACCGACTCGGTGGAGACCGCCCTGGGCCTGGCCGAGGGCCGTGTCCTGGCCGAATTCGTCGACCTCGAGGCGGACGACCCGGAGCGGATCCGGGCCTTCTCCGAGCACCTCGCCTGCCCCAACGAGCACCCCCTCGCGATCGACGAGATCGAACCCCGCTCGTTCTCCTTCAACAACCCGTTCGGCGCCTGCTCCGCGTGCAGCGGCATCGGCACCAAACTCGAGGTCGACGAGGAACTCCTGATCCCCAACCCCGAGCTCTCCCTCGCCGAAGGCGCCATCGCGCCCTGGTCGCTCGGCACCGCCACCACGGAATACTGGAACCGGCTCCTCGGCGGCCTGGCCAAGGAACTCGGCTTCAAAATGACCACGCCCTGGGAGAAGCTCTCCGCCGAGGCGCGGCAGACCGTGCTGCACGGCAAGGACCACAAGGTGGTGGTGCAGTACCGCAACCGCTTCGGCCGGGAACGCAAGTACAGCACCGGCTTCGAAGGTGTGGTCCAGTACGTGCACCGCAAGCACACCGAAACGGACTCGGACTCGGCCCGGGACCGCTACGAGGAGTACATGCGGCAGGTTCCGTGCCCGGCCTGCAACGGCGCCCGGCTGAACCCGGCATCGCTGTCGGTCCTGATCAACGGCAAGTCCATTGCCGAGGTCGCCGCGCTGCCGATGCGCGAGTGCGCGCACTTCCTGGACAGCCTGGTCCTCACCGGCCGCGAGGCGCAGATCGCCCACCAGGTGCTCAAGGAAATCCAGGCCCGGCTGACCTTCCTGCTCGACGTCGGCCTGGAGTACCTGAACCTGGAACGGCCCTCCGGCACCCTGTCCGGCGGGGAGGCGCAGCGCATCCGCCTGGCCACCCAGATCGGCTCCGGCCTCGTGGGGGTGCTCTACGTCCTCGATGAGCCCTCGATCGGCCTGCACCAGCGCGACAACCGGCGCCTGATTGAAACCCTCACCCGGCTCAGGGACCTCGGCAACACCCTGATCGTGGTCGAGCACGACGAGGACACCATTCACGAAGCGGACTGGGTGGTGGACATCGGACCGGGCGCCGGCGAGCACGGCGGCATGGTGGTGCACTCCGGGTCCTATCAGGACCTGCTGAAGAACACCGAGTCCCTGACCGGGGACTACCTCTCCGGACGGAAGTCCATCGAGGTCCCCAAGAAGCGGCGCAAGTACGACAAGAAGCGCGAGCTGAAAGTCGTCGGCGCCAAGGAAAACAACCTCCTCAACGTCGACGCCGCCTTCCCGCTGGGCCTCTTCACCGCCGTCACCGGCGTCAGCGGCTCCGGCAAGTCCACCCTGGTCAACGAGATCCTCTACAAGGTCCTCGCCACCAAGCTCAACGGCGCCAAGCAGGTCGCCGGGCGGCACAAGGCCGTGCAGGGCCTCGAACACCTCGACAAGGTGGTGCACGTCGACCAGAGCCCCATCGGCCGGACCCCGCGCTCCAACCCCGCCACCTACACGGGCGTGTTCGACCACATCCGCAAACTCTTCGCCGAGACCACCGAGGCAAAGGTCCGGGGCTACCAGCCCGGCCGGTTCTCCTTCAACGTCAAGGGCGGCCGCTGCGAGGCGTGCTCGGGCGACGGCACCCTGAAGATCGAGATGAACTTCCTGCCGGACGTGTACGTGCCCTGCGAGGTCTGCCACGGTGCCCGGTACAACCGCGAAACGCTCGAAGTGCACTACAAGGGCAAGACCATTGCGGACGTGCTGAACATGCCGATCGAGGAGGGCGCCGAGTTCTTCGCCGCGTTCTCACCGATCGCCCGGCACCTCAAGACGCTCGTCGACGTCGGACTCGGCTACGTCCGCCTCGGCCAGCCCGCCACCACCCTCTCCGGCGGGGAGGCCCAGCGCGTCAAGCTGGCCGCGGAACTGCAGAAGCGCTCCAACGGCCGCAGCGTCTACGTCCTCGACGAGCCCACCACCGGCCTGCACTTCGAGGACATCCGCAAGCTGCTGATGGTCCTCCAGGGCCTGGTGGAAAAGGGCAACACCGTGATCACGATCGAGCACAACCTCGACGTCATCAAGAGCGCCGACTGGATCGTGGACCTCGGGCCCGACGGCGGTTCCGGCGGCGGCCGGATTGTCGCCTCCGGCACGCCGGAGCAGGTCGCCAAGTCCAAGGAAAGCCACACGGCGGCGTTCCTCGCGGACATCCTGGGCTGA
- a CDS encoding GntR family transcriptional regulator, with protein MTAAESGLARFPGNWKPNTGSSVPLFEQLRLNIIERADDGTLAPGTRLPAVRSLAADLGVAPHTVARAYKELEAAGVVATRGRNGTVVCARDEAWGSLSAAAAEFAAAAKAQGASFAEAVQLLAAAYDRQ; from the coding sequence GTGACCGCGGCGGAGTCCGGGCTGGCCCGGTTTCCCGGTAACTGGAAACCCAACACTGGCAGCTCGGTGCCGCTGTTCGAACAGCTCCGGCTGAACATCATCGAACGGGCCGACGACGGGACGCTCGCGCCCGGCACCCGGCTGCCCGCGGTCCGCAGCCTGGCCGCCGACCTCGGCGTGGCGCCGCACACCGTGGCCCGCGCCTACAAGGAACTCGAGGCCGCCGGCGTCGTCGCGACCCGCGGCCGGAACGGCACCGTTGTGTGCGCCCGCGACGAGGCCTGGGGCTCACTGAGCGCGGCCGCCGCGGAATTCGCGGCCGCCGCTAAAGCCCAGGGCGCCAGCTTCGCGGAGGCCGTTCAACTGCTCGCCGCGGCGTACGACCGCCAATAG
- a CDS encoding ABC transporter ATP-binding protein, which yields MSAAFPAAAGTAAKWRAAGRLLGLLRPVRARMAGVIAATCGFAALNVAAPKYLGDATDVVVESVVRGEFDETKLGRLLLAVALMYLGASLFSWIQGALTATAVQRLSYGLRASVEHKLHLLPSSHFDDQHRGDVLSRATNDVDNVSQALNQLLNQLIMSVLMLTGALAMMTWLSPLLALVALASVPVSTVITVLVARRSQAHFTEQWASTGDLHSHLEEFFTGHEVIKAFGRQQAAAATFREGNERLFRAAAGAQYLSGVVQPLMIFVSNLNYIAVAVIGALQVAAGTMTIGGVQAFIQFSRLFSQPMGQIGGMLTLMQSCAASAERVFALLDAPEIPADAAPAAAGGARAAAARAAAGEPAATPAGRVTFEGATFGYTPGAPVVQDLTFTVEPGQTVAIVGHTGAGKTTVANLLLRFYELDAGRITVDGVDIAELPRDGLRATIGTVMQDAWLFTGSIRENIEYGRPGAADADITAAAQASHVDQFVRALPAGYATMLGNDGDSLSRGQRQLISIARAQLAGRSILILDEATSSVDSRTEVQIRQAMARLRQGRTSFVIAHRLSTVRDADLILVMDHGRIVEQGNHQELMAGEGLYTGLYRAQFAGREQFDGVLEPEL from the coding sequence GTGAGCGCCGCGTTCCCCGCCGCCGCCGGGACCGCCGCCAAATGGCGGGCCGCCGGAAGGCTGCTCGGGCTGCTGCGGCCGGTGCGCGCCCGGATGGCCGGGGTCATCGCCGCGACCTGCGGCTTCGCCGCGCTGAACGTGGCCGCACCCAAATACCTCGGTGACGCCACCGACGTCGTGGTGGAAAGTGTGGTGCGCGGCGAGTTTGACGAGACGAAACTTGGCCGGCTGCTGCTCGCGGTGGCGCTTATGTACCTGGGCGCCTCGCTGTTCAGCTGGATCCAGGGCGCCCTGACCGCGACGGCCGTGCAGCGGCTCAGCTACGGCCTCCGCGCCTCCGTGGAGCACAAGCTGCACCTGCTGCCTTCCAGCCACTTCGACGACCAGCACCGCGGCGACGTGCTCAGCCGTGCCACCAACGACGTCGACAACGTCTCGCAGGCCCTGAACCAGTTGCTCAACCAGCTCATCATGTCGGTCCTCATGCTCACCGGCGCCCTGGCCATGATGACCTGGCTGTCCCCGCTGCTGGCCCTCGTTGCCCTGGCCTCGGTCCCGGTCTCCACCGTGATCACCGTGCTCGTGGCGCGGAGGTCCCAGGCCCACTTCACCGAGCAGTGGGCCAGCACCGGCGATCTGCATTCACATCTGGAGGAGTTCTTCACCGGCCATGAGGTGATCAAGGCGTTCGGCCGGCAGCAGGCCGCCGCGGCCACCTTCCGGGAGGGCAACGAGCGGCTCTTCCGGGCGGCCGCGGGCGCCCAGTACCTGTCCGGCGTCGTGCAGCCGCTGATGATCTTCGTGTCCAATCTCAACTACATCGCGGTCGCGGTGATCGGCGCGCTCCAGGTCGCCGCCGGCACCATGACGATCGGCGGCGTCCAGGCGTTTATCCAGTTCAGCCGGCTCTTCAGCCAGCCGATGGGCCAGATCGGCGGCATGCTCACCCTGATGCAGTCCTGCGCCGCCTCCGCCGAACGGGTCTTCGCGCTGCTGGACGCACCGGAAATCCCCGCGGACGCCGCGCCCGCCGCCGCCGGCGGTGCGCGGGCGGCCGCCGCGCGGGCGGCCGCGGGGGAACCCGCCGCCACACCCGCGGGCCGGGTCACCTTCGAGGGCGCCACCTTCGGCTACACCCCGGGCGCCCCCGTGGTGCAGGACCTCACCTTCACCGTGGAACCGGGCCAGACCGTGGCGATCGTGGGCCACACCGGCGCCGGCAAAACCACCGTGGCCAACCTCCTGCTGCGCTTCTACGAACTGGACGCCGGGCGGATCACGGTGGACGGCGTGGACATCGCGGAGCTGCCGCGCGACGGGCTGCGGGCAACCATCGGCACCGTGATGCAGGACGCCTGGCTGTTCACCGGGAGCATCCGGGAAAACATCGAATACGGCCGGCCCGGCGCGGCCGACGCGGACATCACCGCGGCGGCGCAGGCGAGCCACGTGGACCAGTTTGTCCGGGCCCTGCCGGCCGGCTACGCCACCATGCTCGGCAACGACGGCGACTCGCTCAGCCGCGGCCAGCGCCAGCTCATCTCGATCGCCAGGGCGCAACTGGCCGGGCGCAGCATCCTGATCCTCGACGAGGCCACCAGTTCGGTGGACAGCCGCACGGAGGTGCAGATCCGGCAGGCGATGGCCCGGCTGAGGCAGGGCCGGACCAGCTTCGTGATCGCGCACCGCTTGTCCACCGTCCGCGACGCTGATCTAATTCTGGTCATGGACCACGGACGGATTGTAGAACAAGGGAACCACCAGGAACTGATGGCGGGGGAGGGCCTGTACACCGGCCTCTACCGCGCCCAGTTCGCCGGCCGCGAACAATTCGACGGTGTCCTGGAGCCCGAACTGTGA